From the genome of Streptomyces sp. NBC_01116, one region includes:
- the pyk gene encoding pyruvate kinase: MRRAKIVCTLGPATDTYDQIKALVEAGMDIARFNLSHGSYAEHEERYHHVRKASEETGRNVGILADLQGPKIRLGRFREGPVLLERGDTFTITVEPLEGQGTGDICGTTYDGLAADVTAGERILVDDGRVTLEVTGVEGPRVHTTVIEGGMVSDNKGLNLPGVAVSVPALSEKDIDDLRWALRIGADIIALSFVRTGRDIDDVHRVMDEENRRLPVIAKVEKPQAVDNIDDIVAAFDGIMVARGDLGVEMPLEQVPIVQKRAIKLARRNAKPVIVATQMLDSMIDNSRPTRAEASDVANAVIDGTDAVMLSGETSVGKYAIETVRTMSRIVEAAEEDLLAKGLPPLTERNKPRTQGGAVARAAAEMGDFLDAKFLVAFTQSGDTVKRLSRYRSPIPLLAFTPDEATRAQLNLTWGVETFLGPHVDSTDAMVAQVDEELLRIGRCKKGDVVVITAGSPPGVAGSTNLVRVHHIGEDDSPK, from the coding sequence ATGCGCCGAGCGAAAATCGTTTGTACCCTGGGACCCGCAACCGACACATACGACCAGATCAAAGCCCTGGTCGAAGCGGGAATGGACATCGCCCGCTTCAACCTCAGCCACGGCAGCTACGCCGAACACGAAGAGCGCTACCACCACGTCCGCAAAGCCTCCGAGGAAACCGGCCGCAACGTCGGCATCCTCGCCGACCTTCAAGGCCCGAAGATCCGCCTCGGACGCTTCCGCGAAGGCCCCGTACTCCTTGAACGCGGCGACACCTTCACCATCACCGTCGAACCCCTCGAAGGACAGGGCACCGGCGACATCTGCGGCACCACCTACGACGGACTCGCCGCCGACGTCACCGCCGGCGAACGCATCCTCGTCGACGACGGCCGCGTCACCCTCGAAGTCACCGGCGTCGAAGGCCCCCGCGTCCACACCACCGTCATCGAAGGCGGCATGGTCTCCGACAACAAGGGACTCAACCTCCCCGGCGTCGCCGTCTCCGTCCCCGCCCTCTCCGAGAAGGACATCGACGACCTCCGCTGGGCCCTGCGCATCGGCGCCGACATCATCGCCCTGTCCTTCGTCCGCACCGGACGCGACATCGACGACGTCCACCGCGTCATGGACGAGGAGAACCGCCGCCTCCCCGTCATCGCCAAGGTCGAGAAGCCCCAGGCCGTCGACAACATCGACGACATCGTCGCCGCCTTCGACGGCATCATGGTCGCCCGCGGCGACCTCGGCGTCGAAATGCCCCTGGAACAGGTCCCGATCGTCCAGAAGCGCGCCATCAAGCTCGCCCGGCGCAACGCCAAACCGGTCATCGTCGCCACCCAGATGCTCGACTCGATGATCGACAACTCCCGCCCCACCCGCGCCGAGGCCTCCGACGTCGCCAACGCCGTCATCGACGGCACCGACGCGGTCATGCTCTCCGGCGAGACCAGCGTCGGCAAGTACGCCATCGAGACCGTCCGCACCATGTCCCGCATCGTCGAGGCCGCCGAGGAAGACCTCCTCGCCAAGGGCCTCCCGCCCCTCACCGAGCGCAACAAGCCCCGCACCCAGGGCGGCGCCGTCGCGAGGGCCGCCGCCGAGATGGGCGACTTCCTCGACGCGAAGTTCCTCGTCGCCTTCACCCAGAGCGGCGACACCGTCAAGCGCCTCTCCCGCTACCGCTCACCCATCCCGCTCCTCGCCTTCACCCCCGACGAGGCCACCCGCGCCCAGCTCAACCTCACCTGGGGCGTCGAGACCTTCCTCGGCCCGCACGTCGACTCCACGGACGCGATGGTCGCCCAGGTCGACGAGGAGCTGCTGCGCATCGGCCGCTGCAAGAAGGGCGACGTGGTCGTGATCACCGCCGGCTCCCCGCCGGGCGTCGCGGGCTCCACGAACCTGGTCCGCGTCCACCACATCGGCGAGGACGACAGCCCGAAGTAG
- a CDS encoding SIMPL domain-containing protein, whose translation MTETPTPAHHHPYGTPTTPHVTVRGEAHLEVDPEIAHITITLTARGTDRRTTLDDLTHRNTTTLDHIRTYGEAIEKLETGTLTIRPELTRHGRAERIRAYHGSIQLTATLNDFTALGELVTRLADHDLTRVDGPWWALRPTSPHHAAARRQAVQEALQRAREYAEALDTRLGALLELSDTGTHGSPHMGPVGFSAQARSYAGATEAATDAAPVDLEPVRQTIDAQVEASFTLIPPNLG comes from the coding sequence ATGACCGAAACCCCCACGCCCGCCCACCACCACCCCTACGGCACCCCCACCACCCCGCACGTCACCGTCCGCGGCGAAGCCCACCTCGAAGTCGACCCCGAGATCGCCCACATCACCATCACCCTCACCGCCCGCGGCACCGACCGCCGCACCACCCTCGACGACCTCACCCACCGCAACACCACCACCCTCGACCACATCAGGACCTACGGCGAAGCCATCGAGAAACTGGAGACCGGCACCCTCACCATCCGCCCCGAACTCACCCGCCACGGCCGCGCCGAACGCATCCGCGCCTACCACGGCAGCATCCAACTCACTGCGACCCTCAACGACTTCACCGCACTCGGCGAACTCGTCACCCGCCTCGCCGACCACGACCTCACCCGCGTCGACGGCCCCTGGTGGGCACTGCGCCCCACCTCCCCCCACCACGCCGCCGCCCGCCGCCAAGCCGTCCAGGAAGCCCTCCAGCGCGCGCGCGAATACGCCGAAGCCCTCGACACCCGACTCGGCGCCCTCCTCGAACTCAGCGACACCGGCACCCACGGCAGCCCCCACATGGGCCCCGTCGGCTTCTCCGCCCAGGCCAGGTCCTACGCAGGAGCCACCGAAGCCGCCACCGACGCCGCACCCGTCGACCTCGAACCCGTACGCCAGACCATCGACGCCCAGGTCGAAGCGTCCTTCACGCTCATCCCGCCGAACCTCGGATAA
- a CDS encoding bifunctional UDP-sugar hydrolase/5'-nucleotidase — protein sequence MPLNRRTFLGRSAAAGAGAAMAGGTVVGSAGAAEARGRGHGHGRPAKRYAFTVMGTTDLHGNVFNWDYFTDKEYDDSAHNDVGLAKISTLVEQVRREKGRRNTLLIDAGDTIQGTQLSYYYAKVDPITARRGPVHPMARAMNAIGYDAAALGNHEFNYGIEVLRKFEEQCDFPLLGANALDARTLRPAFAPYVIKRMRTPYGRDVRVAVLGLTNPGVAIWDKANVGGRMVFPGLEEQAAKWVPRLRSMGADVVLVSAHSGSSGTSSWGDQLPYVENAAALVAERVPGIDAILVGHAHVEIAEHFVTNEETGKRVVLSEPAKWGQRLTLFDFDLVWERGRWTVEKAGSRVLNSNTVPEDRRVTSLLRSEHRKVVEYVNQVIGTSVVAMSTADAPWKDEPIIDLINQVQAETVRAALAGGEFAALPVLSQASCFSRTAGIPAGEVTIKDAAGLYPFENTLEARLLTGAQLKDYLEYSARYYVRTPAGGPVDTAKLTNADGIPDYNYDAVSGVTYDIDIAQPVGSRIVGLSFEGKAIDPAARFVLAVNNYRASGGGNFPHVPGARQVWADSDEIRNTIIGWVREKRSVDPAAFASVGWRLTRGGAPVFP from the coding sequence ATGCCGTTGAACCGTAGGACTTTTCTGGGCCGATCGGCTGCCGCGGGCGCGGGTGCGGCGATGGCGGGCGGGACGGTCGTGGGCTCGGCCGGTGCGGCGGAGGCGAGGGGGCGGGGGCACGGTCACGGGCGTCCGGCGAAGCGGTACGCGTTCACGGTGATGGGGACGACCGATCTGCACGGGAACGTCTTCAACTGGGACTACTTCACGGACAAGGAGTACGACGACTCCGCGCACAACGATGTCGGTCTGGCGAAGATCTCGACGTTGGTGGAGCAGGTGCGCCGGGAGAAGGGCCGTCGGAACACGCTGCTGATCGACGCGGGCGACACGATTCAGGGCACGCAGTTGTCGTACTACTACGCGAAGGTCGATCCGATCACGGCGCGGCGTGGTCCGGTGCATCCGATGGCGCGGGCGATGAACGCGATCGGTTACGACGCGGCGGCTCTCGGGAACCACGAGTTCAATTACGGCATTGAGGTGCTGCGGAAATTCGAGGAGCAGTGCGACTTTCCGCTGCTCGGGGCGAATGCGCTGGATGCGCGGACGTTGCGGCCGGCGTTCGCCCCGTATGTCATCAAGCGGATGCGGACGCCGTACGGGCGTGATGTGCGGGTGGCGGTGCTGGGGCTGACGAATCCTGGTGTCGCGATCTGGGACAAGGCGAATGTGGGCGGGAGGATGGTGTTCCCGGGTCTGGAGGAGCAGGCGGCGAAGTGGGTGCCGAGGCTGCGGTCGATGGGTGCGGACGTGGTGCTGGTGTCGGCGCATTCGGGTTCTTCGGGGACGTCGTCGTGGGGTGATCAGTTGCCGTACGTGGAGAACGCCGCGGCGCTGGTGGCGGAGCGGGTGCCGGGGATCGACGCGATTCTGGTGGGGCACGCGCATGTGGAGATCGCCGAGCACTTCGTGACGAACGAGGAGACCGGGAAGCGGGTCGTGCTCTCGGAGCCGGCGAAGTGGGGTCAGCGGCTGACGCTGTTCGACTTCGATCTGGTGTGGGAGAGGGGCCGCTGGACGGTGGAGAAGGCCGGTTCGCGGGTGCTGAACTCCAACACGGTTCCGGAGGACCGGAGGGTGACGTCGCTGCTGCGGTCGGAGCACCGCAAGGTGGTGGAGTACGTCAACCAGGTCATCGGTACGTCGGTGGTGGCGATGTCGACGGCGGACGCGCCGTGGAAGGACGAGCCGATCATCGATCTGATCAACCAGGTGCAGGCGGAGACGGTGCGGGCGGCGCTGGCGGGTGGGGAGTTCGCGGCGTTGCCGGTGCTGTCGCAGGCTTCGTGCTTCTCGCGTACGGCGGGGATTCCGGCCGGTGAGGTGACGATCAAGGATGCGGCGGGGTTGTATCCGTTCGAGAACACGCTGGAGGCGCGGCTGCTCACGGGTGCGCAGCTGAAGGATTACCTGGAGTATTCGGCGCGGTATTACGTGCGGACGCCGGCGGGTGGTCCGGTGGACACGGCGAAGCTGACGAACGCGGACGGGATTCCGGACTACAACTACGACGCGGTGTCGGGGGTGACGTACGACATCGACATCGCGCAGCCGGTGGGCTCGCGGATCGTGGGGCTGTCGTTCGAGGGGAAGGCGATCGATCCGGCGGCGCGGTTCGTGTTGGCGGTGAACAACTATCGGGCGAGTGGTGGGGGGAACTTCCCGCATGTGCCGGGTGCGCGGCAGGTGTGGGCGGATTCGGACGAGATCCGGAACACGATCATCGGGTGGGTGCGGGAGAAGAGGTCGGTTGATCCGGCGGCGTTCGCTTCGGTGGGGTGGCGGCTGACGCGTGGTGGGGCGCCGGTGTTCCCGTAG
- a CDS encoding DUF6232 family protein, translated as MAVKRRVLWIGMEAYPLQNIARASAVMYTPDRAAAVAQFLKRMVVLGLFAAFWSWLLGALSASTLRTLTLALFGLIATVSLVRMVRILLRKTFYALIIETAGAPHTALVSWSNAEIQRLVHMIMDAISNPDAEFAIHIAKLHVGDRITQYGNHNTGKASA; from the coding sequence GTGGCGGTCAAAAGACGGGTGTTATGGATAGGCATGGAGGCGTACCCCCTGCAGAATATCGCCAGGGCATCCGCGGTGATGTACACACCCGACCGCGCCGCGGCGGTAGCGCAGTTCCTCAAGCGCATGGTTGTACTCGGCTTGTTCGCAGCGTTCTGGTCCTGGCTTCTGGGTGCGCTGAGTGCATCGACGCTTCGGACTCTCACTCTCGCTCTGTTCGGTCTGATCGCGACCGTCTCTCTCGTCAGGATGGTTCGGATACTCCTGCGGAAGACTTTCTACGCCCTGATCATCGAGACCGCCGGCGCACCGCACACCGCGCTGGTGAGCTGGTCGAATGCCGAGATCCAGCGCCTCGTGCACATGATCATGGATGCGATCAGCAACCCTGACGCCGAGTTCGCGATCCACATAGCGAAGCTGCATGTCGGGGATCGCATCACGCAGTACGGGAACCACAACACGGGGAAGGCGAGCGCATGA
- a CDS encoding lysine N(6)-hydroxylase/L-ornithine N(5)-oxygenase family protein encodes MTARPAPAPDRPHDLVGIGIGPFNLSLAALAHNIPASTDDSRPLAATFYEQRPAFHWHPGLLLDGASLQVPFLADLVTLADPASPWSFLNYLRTRDRLFPFYFAERFHIQRAEYDAYCRWVSEQLPGLHFGHQVDAVRWNTDRALFEVDFTQIDRDGEAEALGRAYARHIALGIGTEPFVPEPLKPLAEAETVPVLHSADYLRHRERLLTAEHITVIGSGQSGAEIFLDLLRARPEGAERIHWLARTQAFAPMEYSKLGLEHFTPDYSRYFHALPESARDELVPRQWQLHKGIDADTIAAIHDELYRRTLHGGWPDATLTPGVHVRTAGRVANTRVELHLEHTQQRTRSRLTTDAVILATGYRERPLDAVLGSLGPYLSRDASHRPRIDDQYRLVLDPAVTGHVYVQNAERHTHGVGAPDLGLAAWRSATILNNLTGANPYPLPDRTAFTTFGLAAQPPRIPAQGHALVPLSQSV; translated from the coding sequence ATGACCGCCCGGCCCGCACCCGCACCCGACCGGCCCCACGACCTCGTCGGCATCGGCATCGGCCCCTTCAACCTCTCCCTCGCCGCACTCGCCCACAACATCCCCGCGAGCACCGACGACTCCCGCCCCCTCGCCGCGACCTTCTACGAACAACGCCCCGCATTCCACTGGCACCCCGGTCTCCTCCTCGACGGCGCTAGCCTCCAGGTCCCCTTCCTGGCCGACCTCGTCACCCTCGCCGACCCCGCCAGCCCCTGGAGCTTCCTCAACTACCTCCGCACCCGCGACCGGCTCTTCCCCTTCTACTTCGCCGAGCGCTTCCACATCCAACGAGCCGAGTACGACGCCTACTGCCGCTGGGTCAGCGAACAACTCCCCGGCCTCCACTTCGGCCACCAGGTCGACGCCGTCCGCTGGAACACCGACCGCGCCCTCTTCGAAGTCGACTTCACCCAAATCGACCGCGACGGCGAAGCCGAAGCCCTCGGCCGCGCCTACGCCCGCCACATCGCCCTCGGCATCGGCACCGAACCCTTCGTCCCCGAACCCCTCAAACCCCTCGCCGAAGCCGAAACCGTCCCCGTACTCCACTCCGCCGACTACCTCCGCCACCGCGAACGGCTCCTCACCGCCGAACACATCACCGTCATCGGCTCCGGACAGTCCGGCGCCGAGATCTTCCTCGACCTCCTGCGCGCCCGCCCCGAAGGCGCCGAGAGAATCCACTGGCTCGCCCGCACCCAGGCCTTCGCCCCCATGGAGTACTCCAAACTCGGCCTCGAACACTTCACCCCCGACTACAGCCGCTACTTCCACGCGCTGCCCGAATCCGCCCGCGACGAACTCGTCCCCCGCCAATGGCAGCTCCACAAAGGCATCGACGCCGACACCATCGCCGCCATCCACGACGAGCTCTACCGCCGCACCCTCCACGGCGGCTGGCCCGACGCCACCCTCACCCCCGGCGTCCACGTCCGCACCGCCGGACGCGTCGCCAACACCCGCGTCGAACTCCACCTCGAACACACCCAGCAGCGCACCCGCTCCCGCCTCACCACCGACGCCGTCATCCTCGCCACCGGCTACCGCGAACGCCCCCTCGACGCCGTCCTCGGCAGCCTCGGCCCCTACCTCAGCCGCGACGCCTCGCACCGCCCCCGCATCGACGACCAGTACCGCCTCGTCCTCGACCCCGCGGTCACCGGACACGTCTACGTACAGAACGCCGAACGCCACACCCACGGAGTCGGCGCCCCCGACCTCGGCCTCGCCGCCTGGCGCAGCGCCACCATCCTCAACAACCTCACCGGCGCCAACCCCTACCCCCTCCCCGACCGCACCGCCTTCACGACCTTCGGCCTCGCCGCCCAACCCCCGAGAATCCCCGCCCAGGGCCACGCCCTCGTCCCCCTGAGCCAATCCGTCTAG
- a CDS encoding aspartate aminotransferase family protein, giving the protein MPTPPLAGGTAGPAALRPLIDTVLTALHDGATLRSGPLPAGGPDTVTPRTRTATHPLIPDHGTGPHHALRGLVTALAAGAADPAHPHCAAHLHTPPLALAAAADLAASALNPSMDSWDQAPAASALEADLTTALAAEIYPRAASPDAVITTGGTEANQLALLLARERHGPVQTICGANAHHSVTRAAWLLGLPQPVVVPAPTGTLDLAALDDALTHLHRPLLVVATAGTTDTGDIDPLHAIADLCATHGAELHIDAAYGGPLLFSPTHRTLLHGLDRAHSVTLDLHKLGWQPASAGLLAVPEHHHLTPLHHHAPYLNADDDTEAGLPDLLGRSLRTTRRPDALKIAVTLQALGRTGLADLIDRTLATAHHLADLVTRSPALDLYDRPTISTVLLRPTGADDHTVATVRRTLLQRGHAVLGRAHAEGRLWLKATLLNPHTTPQDLQALLDLITDTTTEHLTHPPAATHATSHPTESDTPR; this is encoded by the coding sequence ATGCCCACCCCGCCCCTCGCCGGAGGCACCGCAGGCCCCGCCGCCCTGCGCCCCCTCATCGACACCGTCCTCACCGCGCTCCACGACGGCGCGACCCTCCGCAGCGGCCCCCTCCCCGCCGGCGGACCCGACACCGTCACCCCCCGCACCCGCACCGCCACCCACCCCCTCATCCCCGACCACGGCACCGGCCCCCACCACGCCCTCCGCGGTCTCGTCACCGCCCTCGCCGCAGGCGCGGCGGACCCCGCCCACCCCCACTGCGCCGCCCACCTCCACACCCCACCCCTCGCCCTGGCCGCAGCAGCCGACCTCGCCGCCAGCGCCCTCAACCCCTCCATGGACTCCTGGGACCAGGCCCCCGCCGCCTCCGCCCTCGAAGCCGACCTCACCACCGCCCTCGCCGCCGAGATCTACCCGCGCGCCGCCTCACCCGACGCCGTCATCACCACCGGCGGCACCGAGGCCAACCAGCTCGCCCTGCTTCTCGCCCGCGAACGCCACGGCCCCGTACAGACCATCTGCGGCGCCAACGCCCACCACAGCGTCACCCGCGCCGCCTGGCTCCTCGGCCTCCCCCAACCCGTCGTCGTCCCCGCGCCCACCGGCACCCTCGACCTCGCCGCCCTCGACGACGCCCTCACCCACCTCCACCGCCCCCTCCTCGTCGTCGCCACCGCCGGCACCACCGACACCGGCGACATCGACCCCCTCCACGCCATCGCCGACCTCTGCGCCACCCACGGCGCCGAACTCCACATCGACGCCGCCTACGGCGGACCCCTCCTCTTCAGCCCCACCCACCGCACCCTCCTCCACGGCCTCGACCGCGCCCACAGCGTCACCCTCGACCTGCACAAACTCGGCTGGCAGCCCGCCTCCGCCGGCCTCCTCGCCGTACCCGAACACCACCACCTCACCCCCCTCCACCACCACGCCCCCTACCTCAACGCCGACGACGACACCGAAGCCGGCCTCCCCGACCTCCTCGGCCGCTCCCTGCGCACCACCCGCCGCCCCGACGCCCTCAAGATCGCCGTCACCCTCCAGGCACTCGGCCGCACCGGACTCGCCGACCTCATCGACCGCACCCTCGCCACCGCCCACCACCTCGCCGACCTCGTCACCCGGAGCCCGGCACTCGACCTCTACGACCGCCCCACCATCAGCACCGTCCTCCTCCGCCCCACCGGCGCCGACGACCACACCGTCGCCACCGTCCGCCGCACCCTCCTCCAACGCGGCCACGCCGTCCTCGGCCGCGCCCACGCCGAAGGCCGCCTCTGGCTCAAAGCGACCCTCCTCAACCCCCACACCACCCCCCAGGACCTCCAAGCACTCCTCGACCTCATCACCGACACCACCACCGAACACCTCACCCACCCGCCCGCCGCGACCCACGCCACCTCCCACCCCACGGAAAGCGACACCCCGCGATGA
- the pepN gene encoding aminopeptidase N, which produces MSVLTRDEAQTRAQILDVERYTIALDLTTGEKTFDSRTAIRFTARAAGDTFVEVKPATLRSISLDGQPLDPALLDGNRYPLTALAAGPHELHIDAAMHYSRTGEGMHRFTDPTDGETYLYTQLFMEDVQRVFAAFDQPDLKSVFAIDVTAPEGWTVLGNGVAEHTGEGRWTIAATPLVSTYLVAVAAGPWHSVTTEHAGLPFGIHCRRSLAPYLDADADEILDITRACYDRYHEKFDEPYPFDSYDQAFVPEFNAGAMENPGLVTFRDEFVYRSAVTDTERQTRAMVIAHEMAHMWFGDLVTLTWWDDIWLNESFAEYMGYQTLTEATLPRTSHTARAGETLFPDTWVDFGVARKGWGYDADQRPSTHPVAPDPDAVPDTASALLNFDGISYAKGASALRQLVAWLGEKDFLAGINTHFARHKFANATLADFIDNLASATDRDVHAWAEKWLRTTGIDTLTAETGAPEPAEPSPNGAAQSWSLAVTRDGSRPHRISVGAYDHALGTQAGGPGHLALRDRFELDVPGDGTPTIRPGSRPALVVLNDGDLTYAKVRLDTASWGTVLTSLSGIPDALTRAVVWNTARDMVRDAELLPATYLATARTHLPHETDLALVQGVLSFAAGQVVDRYTAPADRPAALATLTDLCRDLIRRTEDGSNPGLRLIAVRHFIDAATQPDTLRSWIDEDTVHGGPELDPELRWRILTRLAVLGATDEAAIAAALDADPSATGREGAARCRAALPTPEAKAAAWGALFTDDTLSNYLFTATAQGFWQPGQEELLGGYVSRFYPEAAALAARRGPAIAEAAGRYAFPAYAVDPESLDIGVRALEDPDLIPALRRKLVDQLDDLRRALAVRTAPTTTD; this is translated from the coding sequence ATGTCCGTACTGACGCGCGACGAAGCGCAGACCCGAGCCCAGATCCTCGACGTGGAGCGGTACACGATCGCCCTCGACCTCACCACCGGCGAGAAGACCTTCGACTCCCGCACCGCCATCCGGTTCACCGCCCGCGCGGCCGGAGACACCTTCGTCGAGGTCAAGCCCGCCACCCTGCGCTCGATCAGCCTCGACGGACAACCCCTGGACCCCGCCCTCCTCGACGGCAACCGCTACCCCCTCACCGCACTCGCCGCCGGCCCCCACGAACTGCACATCGACGCCGCGATGCACTACTCCCGCACCGGCGAGGGCATGCACCGCTTCACCGACCCCACCGACGGCGAGACCTACCTCTACACCCAGCTGTTCATGGAGGACGTCCAGCGCGTCTTCGCCGCCTTCGACCAGCCCGACCTCAAGTCCGTCTTCGCCATCGACGTCACCGCACCCGAAGGCTGGACCGTCCTCGGCAACGGCGTCGCCGAACACACGGGGGAGGGACGCTGGACCATCGCCGCCACACCCCTCGTCTCCACCTACCTCGTCGCGGTCGCCGCAGGCCCCTGGCACTCGGTCACCACCGAACACGCCGGACTGCCCTTCGGCATCCACTGCCGCCGCTCCCTCGCCCCGTACCTGGACGCCGACGCCGACGAGATCCTCGACATCACCCGCGCCTGCTACGACCGCTACCACGAGAAGTTCGACGAGCCCTACCCGTTCGACTCCTACGACCAGGCCTTCGTCCCCGAGTTCAACGCGGGCGCCATGGAGAACCCCGGCCTCGTCACCTTCCGCGACGAGTTCGTCTACCGCTCCGCCGTCACCGACACCGAGCGCCAGACCCGTGCCATGGTCATCGCCCACGAGATGGCCCACATGTGGTTCGGCGACCTCGTCACCCTGACCTGGTGGGACGACATCTGGCTGAACGAGTCCTTCGCCGAGTACATGGGCTACCAGACGCTCACCGAGGCGACCCTTCCCCGGACTTCCCACACCGCCCGAGCAGGGGAGACCCTCTTCCCCGACACCTGGGTCGACTTCGGCGTCGCCCGCAAGGGCTGGGGCTACGACGCCGACCAGCGCCCCTCCACCCACCCCGTCGCCCCGGACCCCGACGCCGTCCCCGACACCGCGTCCGCCCTCCTCAACTTCGACGGCATCAGCTACGCCAAGGGCGCCTCCGCACTGCGCCAACTCGTCGCCTGGCTCGGCGAGAAGGACTTCCTGGCCGGCATCAACACCCACTTCGCCCGCCACAAGTTCGCCAACGCCACCCTCGCCGACTTCATCGACAACCTGGCCTCCGCCACCGACCGCGACGTCCACGCCTGGGCCGAAAAGTGGCTGCGCACCACCGGCATCGACACCCTCACCGCCGAGACCGGCGCCCCCGAGCCCGCAGAGCCCTCGCCGAACGGCGCCGCGCAGTCCTGGTCCCTCGCCGTCACCCGTGACGGCTCCCGCCCCCACCGCATCTCCGTCGGCGCCTACGACCACGCCCTGGGAACCCAGGCCGGCGGCCCCGGCCACCTCGCCCTGCGCGACCGCTTCGAGCTCGACGTACCCGGCGACGGGACGCCCACGATCCGCCCCGGCAGCCGCCCCGCCCTCGTCGTCCTCAACGACGGCGACCTCACCTACGCCAAGGTCCGCCTGGACACCGCCTCCTGGGGCACCGTCCTGACCAGCCTCTCCGGCATCCCCGACGCCCTCACCCGGGCCGTCGTCTGGAACACCGCCCGCGACATGGTCCGCGACGCCGAACTCCTCCCCGCCACCTACCTCGCGACCGCCCGCACGCACCTCCCGCACGAGACCGACCTCGCGCTCGTCCAGGGCGTCCTGTCCTTCGCCGCCGGCCAGGTCGTCGACCGCTACACCGCCCCCGCGGACCGCCCGGCCGCCCTGGCCACCCTCACCGACCTCTGCCGCGACCTCATCCGCCGCACCGAGGACGGCTCCAACCCCGGCCTCCGCCTCATCGCCGTACGCCACTTCATCGACGCCGCCACCCAGCCCGACACCCTGCGCAGCTGGATCGACGAGGACACCGTCCACGGCGGACCCGAGCTCGACCCCGAGCTGCGCTGGCGCATCCTCACCCGCCTCGCCGTCCTCGGCGCCACCGACGAGGCCGCCATCGCCGCCGCCCTGGACGCCGACCCCAGCGCCACCGGCCGCGAGGGCGCCGCCCGCTGCCGCGCCGCGCTGCCCACCCCCGAGGCCAAGGCCGCGGCCTGGGGCGCCCTGTTCACCGACGACACCCTGTCCAACTACCTCTTCACCGCCACCGCCCAGGGCTTCTGGCAGCCCGGACAGGAAGAGCTCCTCGGCGGTTACGTGTCCCGCTTCTACCCGGAAGCCGCCGCGCTCGCCGCCCGCCGGGGCCCCGCCATCGCCGAGGCCGCCGGACGCTACGCCTTCCCCGCGTACGCCGTCGACCCGGAGAGCCTCGACATCGGCGTCCGCGCCCTGGAGGACCCGGACCTCATCCCCGCCCTGCGCCGCAAGCTCGTCGACCAGCTCGACGACCTCCGCCGCGCCCTCGCCGTACGGACCGCGCCCACCACGACCGACTGA
- a CDS encoding MIP/aquaporin family protein: MTLRPAHEPVRPRPPAGFAVPVPKPLAPPVGALSPVTVRAGCEFGLTALLLFLVVTAVRWLVGTGSPVAVVFGPPLATAVLGLVTGGLLTVLMVSSPGRCSGCHLNPAVTLALWRLGAFPGRDVAPYAVAQLAGSLAGAWSAGALWGPAATGDPVRSASVRPDPAWSDAAVLGAEAVVLVGVTVMLAVFLSRPVGSRGLPYAVGLTTAVVIAVLGRSSGGSANPARQFGPAVLAGDVDRLWVYLLGPVLGAVLGAVLGAVLVDAVRCRRRSGAGPWAGAGPWGRVGPWAGFGPWSGVSPWAGLLRRSPLRRRCARGDGSPRR; the protein is encoded by the coding sequence ATGACGCTCAGGCCTGCGCACGAACCGGTCCGTCCGAGACCTCCGGCCGGTTTCGCCGTCCCGGTGCCGAAGCCCTTGGCGCCGCCGGTCGGCGCCCTCTCCCCCGTCACGGTGCGCGCGGGGTGCGAGTTCGGGCTGACGGCGCTGCTGTTGTTCCTCGTCGTGACGGCTGTGCGCTGGCTCGTGGGGACGGGATCGCCGGTGGCGGTCGTGTTCGGCCCGCCCCTCGCCACGGCCGTCCTCGGCCTGGTGACCGGTGGGCTGCTCACCGTGTTGATGGTGTCGTCTCCCGGACGGTGTTCGGGCTGCCATCTGAATCCGGCCGTGACCCTGGCCCTGTGGCGGCTGGGCGCGTTTCCGGGCCGTGATGTCGCCCCGTACGCCGTGGCGCAGCTGGCGGGGTCGCTGGCCGGGGCGTGGTCGGCCGGGGCCCTGTGGGGTCCGGCCGCGACCGGGGACCCGGTGCGCAGCGCGTCGGTGCGGCCGGATCCGGCGTGGAGCGACGCGGCCGTGCTGGGCGCCGAGGCGGTGGTGCTGGTCGGGGTGACGGTGATGCTCGCGGTGTTCCTGTCGCGGCCGGTGGGGAGCCGGGGGCTCCCGTACGCGGTGGGGCTGACGACGGCCGTGGTCATCGCGGTGCTCGGTCGGTCGAGCGGTGGATCGGCCAATCCGGCGCGTCAGTTCGGCCCGGCGGTGCTCGCCGGGGACGTCGACCGGCTGTGGGTGTATCTGCTCGGGCCGGTCCTGGGCGCGGTGCTCGGCGCGGTGCTCGGCGCGGTGCTCGTCGACGCGGTCAGGTGCCGGAGGCGGTCGGGGGCGGGTCCCTGGGCCGGGGCCGGTCCGTGGGGCAGGGTCGGGCCATGGGCCGGGTTCGGCCCGTGGTCCGGGGTCAGTCCGTGGGCCGGTCTCCTCCGCCGTTCTCCGCTTCGTCGGCGATGCGCTCGTGGTGACGGATCACCTCGGCGATGA